A single genomic interval of Agromyces cerinus harbors:
- a CDS encoding TlpA family protein disulfide reductase codes for MDWLPALATGAALLAAATAVGLVWRSRQGVARSGSGDVVRPAELGVTAFGERATLVQFSTEFCARCPATGRLLTRLAGEHEGAAHVEVDLTHRPDLAGRFRVTETPTTLLLDADGAVRARIAGLPRAAAVRERLDDLLRSPHVISG; via the coding sequence ATGGACTGGCTCCCCGCGCTCGCGACCGGCGCAGCGCTGCTCGCCGCGGCGACCGCGGTCGGCCTCGTCTGGCGTTCGCGGCAGGGCGTCGCCCGCAGCGGCTCCGGCGACGTCGTGCGGCCGGCCGAGCTCGGCGTCACCGCGTTCGGCGAACGGGCCACGCTCGTGCAGTTCTCGACGGAGTTCTGCGCCCGCTGCCCGGCGACGGGGCGACTGCTGACCCGGCTCGCCGGTGAGCACGAGGGCGCGGCGCACGTCGAGGTCGATCTCACGCATCGCCCCGACCTCGCCGGCCGTTTCCGCGTCACCGAGACGCCGACGACGCTGCTGCTCGACGCCGACGGCGCGGTGCGCGCCCGCATCGCAGGACTCCCCCGCGCCGCCGCCGTGCGCGAACGACTCGACGACCTCCTGAGGAGCCCCCATGTCATCTCCGGCTGA
- a CDS encoding thymidylate synthase, with product MAETISTPYEDLLRDVLEHGAVKTDRTGTGTRSVFGRQLRFDLSEGFPLVTTKRVHFKSIAYELLWFLQGSSNVGWLREHGVTIWDEWADSAGELGPVYGVQWRSWPTPSGEQIDQISEVIEQIRTNPDSRRLIVSAWNPADIPSMALAPCHALFQFYVADGKLSCQLYQRSADLFLGVPFNIASYALLTHMIAAQTGLEVGDFVWTGGDCHIYDNHVEQVTEQLTREPFAPPTLRLARTPDSIFDYEYEDFIVEGYQHHPPIRAAVAV from the coding sequence ATGGCCGAGACGATCTCAACTCCGTACGAAGACCTGCTGCGCGACGTGCTCGAGCACGGCGCCGTCAAGACCGATCGCACGGGCACCGGCACGCGCAGCGTGTTCGGCCGCCAGCTGCGATTCGACCTCTCCGAGGGCTTCCCGCTCGTCACGACGAAGCGGGTGCACTTCAAGTCGATCGCCTACGAGCTGCTCTGGTTCCTGCAGGGCTCGTCGAACGTCGGCTGGCTGCGCGAGCACGGCGTGACCATCTGGGACGAGTGGGCCGATTCCGCCGGCGAGCTCGGTCCCGTCTACGGCGTGCAGTGGCGGTCGTGGCCGACGCCGTCGGGCGAGCAGATCGACCAGATCTCCGAGGTCATCGAGCAGATCCGCACGAACCCCGACTCGCGCCGGCTCATCGTCTCGGCGTGGAACCCCGCCGACATCCCGTCCATGGCGCTCGCGCCCTGCCACGCGCTGTTCCAGTTCTACGTCGCCGACGGCAAGCTCTCGTGCCAGCTCTACCAGCGCAGCGCCGACCTCTTCCTCGGCGTGCCGTTCAACATCGCCTCCTACGCGCTGCTGACGCACATGATCGCGGCGCAGACCGGGCTCGAGGTCGGCGACTTCGTCTGGACCGGCGGCGACTGCCACATCTACGACAACCACGTCGAGCAGGTCACCGAGCAGCTCACCCGCGAGCCCTTCGCGCCGCCGACGCTGCGCCTCGCGCGCACCCCCGACTCGATCTTCGACTACGAGTACGAGGACTTCATCGTCGAGGGCTACCAGCACCACCCGCCGATCCGCGCGGCCGTCGCGGTATGA
- a CDS encoding M16 family metallopeptidase yields the protein MNGAVDLPLGQAELSFTAAGDARVRRSVLPSGVRVLSEQVPGSRSATIGFWVAVGSRDEQRADAAHPATYGSTHFLEHLLFKGTETRSALDIAISFDAVGGEHNALTAKEYTCYYAKVQDRDLPMAVEVLADMFTSSLLDPTEFESERGVILEELSMAGDDPGDVANERFFEAVLGAHPLGRPIGGNPETIRSATRDAVWEHYRANYRPQDLVVTVAGAVDHDLLLAELDRALAAAGWDPTVAGQPVERRSIVPAALEAGPEVSVVARPTEQVNLLLGVPGLVATDERRPTMSMLNAIFGSGMSSRLFQQVRERRGLAYSVYSFAPGYSDAGLFGMYAGCAPAKAGTVASLMRDELERLAEHGVTAEEMRRASGQLAGASALALEDSDTRMSRLGRAELTLGEFVDLDEALRRISLVTADDVQRLAGDLVARPFSLVAVGAIDETAFTGAAAAVAPSSDVA from the coding sequence ATGAACGGCGCTGTCGACCTCCCACTCGGCCAGGCCGAGCTCTCCTTCACCGCAGCAGGCGACGCGCGAGTTCGGCGCAGCGTGCTCCCCTCGGGGGTGCGAGTGCTCAGCGAACAGGTGCCGGGCAGTCGCAGCGCGACCATCGGCTTCTGGGTCGCGGTCGGTTCACGAGACGAGCAGCGAGCGGATGCCGCGCACCCCGCGACGTACGGATCGACGCACTTCCTCGAGCACCTGTTGTTCAAGGGCACCGAGACGCGCTCGGCTCTCGACATCGCGATCTCCTTCGACGCCGTCGGCGGCGAGCACAATGCGCTCACGGCGAAGGAGTACACCTGCTACTACGCCAAGGTGCAAGACCGAGACCTGCCCATGGCGGTCGAGGTGCTCGCCGACATGTTCACGTCATCGTTGCTCGACCCGACCGAGTTCGAGAGCGAGCGCGGGGTCATCCTCGAAGAGCTCTCCATGGCGGGCGACGACCCGGGCGACGTCGCGAACGAGCGCTTCTTCGAGGCGGTGCTCGGTGCGCACCCGCTCGGCCGGCCGATCGGCGGCAACCCCGAGACGATCCGCAGCGCAACGCGCGACGCCGTGTGGGAGCACTACCGGGCCAACTACCGCCCGCAAGACCTGGTCGTCACCGTCGCCGGCGCCGTCGACCACGATCTGCTGCTGGCCGAACTCGACCGGGCGCTCGCGGCGGCCGGGTGGGACCCGACGGTCGCCGGGCAACCCGTCGAACGGCGTTCAATCGTGCCCGCAGCGCTCGAAGCCGGTCCCGAGGTCTCCGTCGTGGCACGCCCGACCGAGCAGGTGAACCTGCTGCTCGGGGTACCGGGCCTCGTCGCGACCGATGAACGGCGCCCGACGATGAGCATGCTGAACGCGATCTTCGGCTCGGGCATGTCGTCACGCCTCTTCCAGCAGGTGCGCGAGCGCCGCGGCCTCGCCTACTCGGTCTACTCGTTCGCACCGGGCTACTCCGATGCCGGCCTCTTCGGCATGTACGCCGGGTGCGCCCCGGCGAAGGCCGGCACGGTCGCGTCGCTCATGCGCGACGAACTCGAGCGGCTCGCCGAACACGGCGTCACCGCCGAAGAGATGCGCCGCGCCTCAGGGCAGCTCGCGGGCGCCTCGGCGCTCGCCCTCGAGGACTCCGACACCCGGATGTCGCGGCTCGGCCGCGCCGAGCTGACCCTCGGCGAGTTCGTCGACCTCGACGAGGCCCTCCGTCGCATCTCGCTCGTCACCGCCGACGACGTGCAGCGGCTGGCGGGCGATCTCGTCGCACGCCCGTTCTCGCTCGTCGCCGTCGGCGCGATCGACGAGACGGCATTCACCGGAGCGGCCGCCGCGGTCGCTCCGAGCTCCGACGTCGCCTGA
- a CDS encoding MaoC family dehydratase: MTDASAERTPLRDVVQRGLWFEEFEQGVRYLHRPGRTVTEADNVLFTTLTMNPQPLHLDAAWSAEQPFGQRLVNSMFTLSTLVGQSVGQLTQGTLVANLGFGAVAFPHPVFIGDTLYGETVVESKRESASRPGQGVVVVAHTARNQHGEVVATASRTMLVWLREAGERLTAAGSAPDEEGKTA, encoded by the coding sequence ATGACGGATGCTTCGGCAGAACGGACGCCGCTCCGCGACGTCGTGCAGCGCGGGCTCTGGTTCGAGGAGTTCGAGCAGGGCGTACGGTACCTGCACCGCCCCGGTCGCACCGTCACCGAGGCCGACAACGTGCTGTTCACCACGCTCACGATGAACCCCCAGCCGTTGCACCTCGACGCGGCGTGGTCGGCCGAACAGCCGTTCGGCCAGCGGCTCGTCAACTCGATGTTCACGCTCTCGACGCTCGTCGGCCAGTCGGTCGGCCAGCTCACGCAGGGCACGCTCGTCGCGAACCTCGGCTTCGGCGCCGTCGCGTTCCCGCACCCGGTCTTCATCGGCGACACGCTCTACGGCGAGACCGTCGTGGAGTCCAAGCGGGAGTCGGCCTCGCGCCCGGGCCAGGGCGTCGTGGTCGTCGCGCACACCGCCCGCAACCAGCACGGCGAGGTCGTCGCGACCGCGTCGCGCACGATGCTCGTCTGGCTCCGTGAAGCGGGGGAGCGGCTGACGGCCGCAGGTTCGGCGCCGGATGAGGAGGGGAAGACCGCATGA
- a CDS encoding GNAT family N-acetyltransferase: MLRYRDASVTDPDAHALLADYFAERAVGFPAEQGEYRPTWPAAEQFTPPAGVFLVVVDESGTAVGCGGVRRIQRRPETFEVRFEVKHLWLAPAARGDGEGRRLLAELERRAIEYGAQELVLDTNASLEAAGGLYRSSGYVDIDPYNANPNATNWYGKRVG, translated from the coding sequence ATGCTGCGCTACCGAGACGCCTCAGTGACCGACCCCGACGCGCACGCGTTGCTCGCCGACTACTTCGCCGAGCGAGCGGTCGGGTTCCCCGCCGAGCAGGGCGAGTACCGTCCGACCTGGCCGGCCGCGGAGCAGTTCACGCCGCCGGCGGGCGTCTTCCTGGTCGTCGTCGACGAGTCGGGCACCGCGGTCGGATGCGGCGGTGTACGACGCATCCAGCGCCGGCCCGAGACCTTCGAGGTGCGCTTCGAGGTCAAGCACCTCTGGCTCGCGCCCGCGGCCCGCGGCGACGGCGAAGGTCGCCGTCTGCTCGCTGAACTCGAACGCCGGGCGATCGAGTACGGCGCGCAGGAGCTCGTGCTCGACACGAATGCGAGCCTCGAGGCCGCAGGCGGCCTCTACCGCTCGAGCGGGTACGTCGACATCGATCCGTACAACGCCAACCCCAACGCGACGAACTGGTACGGCAAGCGCGTCGGCTGA
- a CDS encoding acyl-CoA dehydrogenase family protein, with protein MRSTTVSTELSTEEQQLYDMVCEFADTVVAPQSYEADRSHTLSMDVVAQMGDLGLFGLPFPEEVGGQGGDYMALGLAIEALARVDQSIAITLEAAVGLGAMPVYRHGTEEQKAELLPDLVAGRALAGFGLTESEAGSDAGATRTTAVLDGDEWVVNGSKQFITNSGTPITRFVTVTAVTGERTRPDGSVSKELSTIIVPNGTPGFTVDPGYDKSGWRASDTHPLTFDDVRVPAANLLGERGRGFANFLRTLDEGRIAIAALATGVAQGCLDEALAYAKTRNVFGVPIASHQYIAFTIANMQARVYTARLAWHDAARRLDAGLPFKKEAAMAKLVSSDAAMLNSRDATQIFGGMGFMNESLVARHYRDSKILEIGEGTNEVQLMVIARELGIG; from the coding sequence ATGAGGAGCACGACCGTGAGCACCGAGCTGAGTACCGAGGAACAGCAGCTGTACGACATGGTCTGCGAGTTCGCCGACACCGTCGTCGCCCCGCAGTCCTACGAGGCCGACCGCAGCCACACGCTCTCGATGGACGTCGTCGCGCAGATGGGCGACCTCGGGCTCTTCGGCCTGCCGTTCCCCGAGGAGGTCGGCGGCCAGGGCGGCGACTACATGGCGCTCGGCCTCGCGATCGAGGCGCTCGCACGGGTCGACCAGTCGATCGCGATCACGCTCGAGGCCGCGGTCGGACTCGGCGCCATGCCGGTCTACCGTCACGGCACCGAGGAGCAGAAGGCCGAACTCCTGCCCGACCTCGTCGCGGGGCGTGCGCTCGCGGGCTTCGGCCTCACCGAGTCCGAGGCCGGCTCCGACGCCGGTGCCACCCGCACGACCGCGGTGCTCGACGGCGACGAGTGGGTCGTCAACGGCTCGAAGCAGTTCATCACCAACTCGGGCACGCCGATCACGAGGTTCGTGACGGTGACCGCCGTGACCGGCGAGCGCACCCGCCCCGACGGCTCGGTCTCCAAGGAGCTGTCGACGATCATCGTGCCGAACGGCACGCCCGGGTTCACGGTCGACCCCGGATACGACAAGTCGGGCTGGCGCGCCTCCGACACGCATCCGCTCACCTTCGACGACGTGCGAGTGCCTGCGGCCAATCTCCTCGGCGAGCGGGGCCGCGGCTTCGCCAACTTCCTCCGCACGCTCGACGAGGGCCGCATCGCGATCGCCGCCCTCGCGACCGGTGTCGCACAGGGCTGCCTCGACGAGGCGCTCGCCTACGCGAAGACCCGCAACGTGTTCGGCGTGCCGATCGCATCGCACCAGTACATCGCGTTCACGATCGCGAACATGCAGGCGCGGGTCTACACCGCGCGGCTCGCCTGGCACGACGCGGCCCGGCGGCTCGACGCGGGCCTCCCGTTCAAGAAGGAGGCGGCCATGGCCAAGCTCGTCTCGAGCGACGCCGCCATGCTGAACTCGCGTGACGCCACCCAGATCTTCGGCGGCATGGGGTTCATGAACGAGTCCCTCGTGGCGAGGCACTACCGTGACTCGAAGATCCTCGAGATCGGCGAGGGCACGAACGAGGTGCAGCTCATGGTCATCGCACGCGAGCTGGGCATCGGCTAG
- a CDS encoding OsmC family peroxiredoxin, whose protein sequence is MAVTSEATTVWKGTLFEGSGDVALDSSGLASFPVNWKARAEGAEGTTNPEELLAAAHSSCFSMALSLGLAQAGTPAESIQTTAAVTFEAGKGVLGSHLLVSARVPGLTEEQFEALAEDAKKNCPISQALAGVPITIEAELA, encoded by the coding sequence ATGGCAGTCACGAGTGAAGCGACCACCGTCTGGAAGGGCACGCTCTTCGAGGGATCGGGCGATGTCGCCCTCGACTCCTCGGGCCTCGCCTCATTCCCCGTCAACTGGAAGGCCCGCGCCGAGGGCGCAGAAGGCACGACCAACCCCGAAGAGCTGCTCGCGGCAGCACACTCCTCGTGCTTCTCGATGGCGCTCTCGCTGGGCCTCGCCCAGGCGGGCACGCCGGCCGAGAGCATCCAGACCACCGCGGCCGTCACCTTCGAGGCCGGCAAGGGCGTGCTCGGCAGCCACCTGCTGGTGAGCGCCCGGGTGCCGGGACTCACCGAGGAGCAGTTCGAGGCCCTCGCCGAAGACGCGAAGAAGAACTGCCCGATCTCGCAGGCGCTCGCCGGCGTTCCGATCACGATCGAAGCCGAACTCGCCTGA
- a CDS encoding TIGR01777 family oxidoreductase, producing the protein MRVLVAGASGFIGTALVTALTADGHDVVRLVRRRAQGADEASWSPAAGIIDFTVMDRVDAVVNLSGASLARLPWSKSYRGEILESRITATRTLADAMRKARRPPTVFLNASAVGYYGDRPGELLTEYSSAGTGFLAEVVGRWESAAGLAPEETRTVVFRSGMVVGHGGALKRVGTLTRLGISARLGTGGQHWPWVALDDEVGAIVHLLGSSLSGPVNIAGPTPATADRVMTAMAERMHRPHALGVPERMLEVALGRAADELLLSSQKVRPQRLIDDGYRFTHATVESAIDAMLAAPRTAAR; encoded by the coding sequence ATGCGGGTACTCGTCGCCGGTGCATCCGGATTCATCGGCACCGCGCTGGTCACCGCATTGACCGCTGACGGGCACGACGTCGTGCGCCTCGTGCGCCGACGCGCCCAGGGCGCCGATGAGGCCTCGTGGTCGCCGGCGGCAGGCATCATCGACTTCACCGTCATGGACCGCGTCGACGCGGTCGTGAACCTCTCGGGCGCCTCGCTCGCCCGGCTGCCGTGGTCGAAGTCGTACCGCGGCGAGATCCTCGAGTCGCGCATCACGGCGACCCGCACCCTCGCCGACGCGATGCGCAAGGCGCGGCGTCCTCCGACGGTCTTCCTCAACGCCTCAGCGGTCGGCTATTACGGCGACCGACCGGGCGAGCTCCTCACCGAGTACTCGAGCGCCGGAACCGGCTTCCTCGCCGAGGTCGTCGGCCGCTGGGAGTCCGCGGCCGGGCTCGCCCCCGAAGAGACGCGCACCGTCGTCTTCCGCAGCGGCATGGTGGTCGGGCACGGCGGCGCCTTGAAGCGCGTCGGCACCCTCACCCGCCTGGGCATCTCGGCCAGGCTCGGCACGGGCGGCCAGCACTGGCCCTGGGTCGCACTCGACGACGAGGTCGGCGCCATCGTGCACCTGCTCGGGTCATCGCTCTCGGGGCCGGTGAACATCGCCGGCCCGACACCGGCGACCGCCGATCGCGTGATGACCGCGATGGCGGAGCGGATGCATCGGCCGCACGCCCTCGGCGTGCCCGAGCGCATGCTCGAGGTCGCCCTCGGGCGTGCCGCCGACGAACTGCTGCTGTCGAGCCAGAAGGTGCGCCCGCAGCGCCTCATCGACGACGGCTACCGCTTCACGCACGCCACCGTCGAGTCCGCGATCGACGCGATGCTCGCGGCGCCGCGCACGGCGGCCCGCTAG
- a CDS encoding histidine phosphatase family protein has protein sequence MAHHLYLVRHGEQLDAEHGLPDGPLSPRGRRQAELLAERLGGIPFDNAWHSPLQRATETAQIIAAKMPALSLEPSPLLFDCIPTGPAPETPKAYDAFFGSVTEAEIEAGSAQMEDAASEFLRSHREDRHELLITHNFVIGWFVREVLGAPDWRWVSINQVNCGLTVLTQRPGRPWSLVSHNDIAHLPPELRTGLSEPYAI, from the coding sequence GTGGCCCACCACCTCTACCTCGTCCGTCACGGCGAGCAGCTCGACGCCGAGCACGGCCTTCCCGACGGCCCGCTGTCGCCCCGTGGCCGCCGTCAGGCCGAGCTTCTCGCCGAGCGCCTCGGCGGCATACCGTTCGACAACGCGTGGCACTCGCCCCTGCAGCGCGCGACCGAGACGGCGCAGATCATCGCGGCGAAGATGCCGGCGCTGAGCCTCGAGCCCTCGCCGCTGCTCTTCGACTGCATCCCGACAGGCCCTGCACCCGAGACCCCGAAGGCCTACGACGCCTTCTTCGGCTCCGTGACCGAGGCCGAGATCGAGGCCGGCAGTGCGCAGATGGAAGATGCGGCCTCCGAGTTCCTCCGCTCTCATCGCGAAGACCGGCACGAGTTGCTCATCACCCACAACTTCGTCATCGGATGGTTCGTGCGCGAGGTGCTCGGGGCGCCCGACTGGCGCTGGGTCTCGATCAACCAGGTGAACTGCGGCCTCACGGTGCTCACCCAGCGGCCCGGACGGCCGTGGAGCCTCGTCTCCCACAACGACATCGCGCACCTGCCACCCGAGCTGCGCACCGGCCTGTCGGAGCCGTACGCGATCTGA
- a CDS encoding DUF4395 domain-containing protein — MSSPAESASSAESTQAARAPAGIDPRGPRFGAAITATLLLITVVLAIAGADAAAFWLLVAITLLFAWGAFAGIRRHPYGLIFAKLVRPRLEPPAELEDPRPPTFAQGVGFAVGLAGVLLSLLGLEYAVPIAAAIVFFAAFLNAAFDFCLGCQIYLLLARARIIPGV, encoded by the coding sequence ATGTCATCTCCGGCTGAATCGGCATCGTCGGCTGAATCGACGCAGGCGGCCCGCGCTCCTGCAGGCATCGACCCGCGCGGCCCGCGCTTCGGCGCCGCCATCACGGCGACCCTGCTGCTCATCACCGTCGTGCTCGCGATCGCAGGCGCGGATGCCGCGGCGTTCTGGCTGCTCGTCGCGATCACGCTGCTCTTCGCGTGGGGCGCGTTCGCGGGCATCCGCCGGCATCCGTACGGCTTGATCTTCGCCAAGCTCGTGCGTCCGCGGCTCGAGCCGCCCGCCGAACTCGAGGACCCGCGCCCGCCGACCTTCGCGCAGGGCGTCGGCTTCGCCGTCGGTCTCGCCGGCGTGCTGCTCTCGCTCCTCGGCCTCGAGTACGCGGTGCCGATCGCCGCGGCGATCGTGTTCTTCGCCGCCTTCCTGAACGCCGCCTTCGACTTCTGCCTCGGCTGCCAGATCTACCTGCTGCTCGCACGGGCGAGGATCATCCCGGGGGTCTGA
- a CDS encoding aldo/keto reductase, which produces MARRHVYRANEASGAGAAVALADAISHDEHDDRTDIFDGLHVDVIASNPLSGPIIVPRRVAIGDSGLAVHPLALGASTFGWTLSTEQAFDVLDRFAGLGGSLVDTADSYAAGRSESIIGKWMDSRGTRDRMAIATKIGHHPDHRGLSPAEISAAVDDSLLRLGIERIDLLYFHGDDAEVPLEESLGAVDALIAAGKVGAIGAADFTPDRLIEARVLAANGLPRFQALTTKYNLMERRPFEGAPELVAHAQALAVLPYFGLASGFLGGQVRRRADVRHDARGERQARYLGRRGHRVLAAVDEIAFAHGVQPATISLAWLLAKPTVVAPVVSASRPDQVDALMAAASVELQRSEIVELDRASA; this is translated from the coding sequence GTGGCACGACGACACGTCTACCGGGCGAATGAGGCGAGCGGTGCGGGGGCAGCGGTCGCCCTCGCCGACGCGATCTCGCACGACGAGCATGACGACCGCACCGACATCTTCGACGGACTGCACGTCGACGTCATCGCGTCGAACCCGCTCTCGGGCCCCATCATCGTGCCCCGGAGAGTGGCCATCGGCGACTCCGGTCTCGCGGTGCATCCGCTCGCGCTCGGCGCCAGCACGTTCGGCTGGACCCTCAGCACCGAGCAGGCGTTCGACGTGCTCGACCGCTTCGCCGGCCTCGGCGGTTCCCTCGTCGACACCGCCGACAGCTACGCCGCCGGGCGCAGCGAATCGATCATCGGCAAGTGGATGGACTCGCGCGGCACTCGCGACCGCATGGCCATCGCGACGAAGATCGGCCACCACCCCGATCACCGCGGACTGTCGCCGGCAGAGATCTCGGCGGCCGTCGACGACTCGCTGCTGCGTCTCGGCATCGAGCGCATCGACCTGCTCTACTTCCACGGCGATGACGCCGAGGTGCCGCTCGAAGAGAGCCTCGGCGCGGTCGACGCCCTGATCGCCGCCGGCAAGGTCGGCGCGATCGGCGCAGCGGACTTCACGCCGGATCGGCTCATCGAGGCGCGCGTGCTCGCCGCCAACGGGCTGCCGCGTTTCCAGGCGCTGACCACGAAGTACAACCTCATGGAGCGCCGCCCGTTCGAGGGTGCGCCCGAACTCGTCGCCCATGCGCAGGCGCTCGCCGTGCTGCCCTACTTCGGCCTCGCGAGCGGGTTCCTCGGCGGGCAGGTGCGGCGGCGCGCCGACGTGCGCCATGATGCCAGGGGCGAACGGCAGGCGCGATACCTCGGTCGACGCGGCCACCGCGTGCTCGCAGCGGTCGACGAGATCGCCTTCGCGCACGGCGTGCAGCCGGCGACCATCTCGCTCGCATGGCTGCTGGCGAAGCCCACCGTCGTGGCGCCCGTCGTGAGTGCGAGCCGGCCCGATCAGGTCGATGCGCTCATGGCCGCGGCATCCGTCGAACTGCAGCGCTCGGAGATCGTCGAACTCGACCGCGCTTCCGCCTGA
- a CDS encoding HpcH/HpaI aldolase/citrate lyase family protein, translated as MTHPTFRFGPALLFCPADRPDRFAKALDRADAVILDLEDAVAGDAKHAARVALLSTPLDPERVIVRVNPASTPEFAEDLAALAETEYRTVMLAKCEGTADLVDLADFDVIALCETARGVLAANEIAALPNVSALMWGAEDLVASLGGSSSRFADGRYRDVAKHARSQVCLAAGAHDIAAIDTVHLEIGDLDGLRAEAEDAVAVGFAATACIHPDQIEVVRESYRPDAARLEWARAVLEAAEAQGGVFAFRGGMVDAPVLRQAVSLIRRAGG; from the coding sequence ATGACGCATCCGACCTTCCGCTTCGGCCCGGCCCTGCTGTTCTGCCCGGCCGACCGGCCCGACCGCTTCGCGAAGGCCCTCGATCGCGCCGACGCCGTGATCCTCGATCTCGAAGACGCCGTCGCCGGCGACGCGAAGCACGCCGCCCGGGTCGCGTTGCTCAGCACGCCGCTCGACCCAGAGCGGGTCATCGTGCGGGTGAACCCCGCCTCGACCCCGGAGTTCGCGGAAGACCTCGCGGCGCTCGCGGAGACCGAGTACCGCACCGTCATGCTCGCCAAGTGCGAGGGCACCGCCGACCTCGTCGACCTCGCCGACTTCGACGTCATCGCGCTGTGCGAGACCGCTCGCGGAGTGCTCGCGGCGAACGAGATCGCGGCGCTGCCGAACGTCTCGGCACTCATGTGGGGGGCCGAAGACCTCGTCGCCTCGCTCGGCGGCTCGTCGAGCCGCTTCGCCGACGGCCGATACCGCGACGTCGCGAAGCACGCCAGGTCCCAGGTGTGCCTCGCGGCGGGGGCGCACGACATCGCCGCGATCGACACGGTGCACCTCGAGATCGGCGATCTCGACGGACTCCGGGCCGAGGCCGAAGACGCAGTGGCCGTCGGATTCGCCGCGACGGCATGCATCCACCCCGACCAGATCGAGGTCGTGCGCGAGTCGTACCGACCCGATGCCGCGCGGCTGGAGTGGGCGCGCGCCGTGCTCGAAGCAGCCGAAGCGCAGGGCGGCGTCTTCGCCTTCCGGGGCGGAATGGTCGATGCACCCGTGCTCCGGCAGGCCGTCTCGCTCATTCGCCGCGCGGGCGGCTGA
- the dapB gene encoding 4-hydroxy-tetrahydrodipicolinate reductase: MTIRVAVAGATGKMGQLALRLIEEAEDLELHAALDSKSSLDLMLGADVAFDVTHPGASAEIVEFAAGAGIPIVVGTSGWSSDRIAEISAFVRGHADAGAVLFVPNFSIGSVLGTAFAKLAAPFFDSIEIVEAHHAGKVDSPSGTAVRTAELIGEARAARGPVAAPHADQRARGQLVSGVPVHSLRLNGVAAEQRVVFGGDGETLTITHSTLSSSSYEAGILLALRSALEASGVTVGLDALLDLGLSGTSR; this comes from the coding sequence GTGACGATACGGGTCGCCGTGGCGGGAGCCACCGGCAAGATGGGGCAGCTGGCGCTTCGACTGATCGAGGAGGCCGAAGACCTCGAACTGCACGCCGCGCTCGACTCGAAGTCGAGCCTCGACCTCATGCTCGGCGCCGATGTGGCGTTCGACGTCACGCATCCCGGCGCGAGCGCCGAGATCGTCGAGTTCGCCGCAGGAGCGGGCATTCCGATCGTCGTCGGCACCTCGGGTTGGTCGAGCGATCGCATCGCCGAGATCTCCGCGTTCGTGCGCGGCCACGCCGACGCGGGCGCCGTGCTCTTCGTTCCGAACTTCTCGATCGGCAGCGTACTCGGCACCGCCTTCGCGAAGCTCGCGGCACCGTTCTTCGACTCGATCGAGATCGTCGAGGCCCACCACGCCGGCAAGGTCGACTCGCCCTCGGGCACGGCCGTGCGCACGGCGGAGCTCATCGGCGAGGCGCGTGCGGCGCGCGGTCCGGTCGCCGCTCCGCACGCCGACCAGCGCGCCCGCGGGCAGCTCGTGAGCGGGGTCCCCGTGCACAGCCTGCGCCTCAATGGCGTCGCGGCCGAGCAGCGCGTCGTCTTCGGCGGCGACGGCGAGACCCTCACGATCACGCACTCCACGCTCTCGTCGAGCTCGTACGAGGCCGGCATCCTGCTCGCGCTCCGCAGCGCCCTCGAGGCATCCGGTGTCACCGTCGGCCTCGACGCGCTCCTCGATCTCGGACTGTCCGGCACCTCCCGATGA